The following coding sequences lie in one Pontibacter sp. G13 genomic window:
- a CDS encoding NAD-dependent epimerase/dehydratase family protein, producing MKKVLLTGISGFIGQHCAVELLNKGYAVRGSVRNLKKSAGIQQSIQRHVDSIDHLEFCELDLLKDDGWEEAASGCDFVMHVASPFFSKIPKDENELIQPAVEGTIRALNAAYQAGVQRVVLTSSMVAMLGDLQGDEHIHQGSWTNVHAKHITAYLKSKTLAEQKAWEFVKGKDLELVTIHPGPVYGPPLNGNLSGESMTLFKRLLTGEARQMINASINMSDVRDIASIHVAALENKQAADKRFIVASEIPHSFSEITHLLKSSGYKSVSTQVAPNFMVKLLANFNSEMKGFLPYLGKKYRGDISTTKSTFNWEPIPFDQMVLDTAQSVKQVLDGQK from the coding sequence ATGAAGAAAGTACTATTGACTGGGATCTCCGGATTTATTGGTCAGCACTGTGCGGTAGAGCTGCTCAACAAAGGATATGCTGTCAGAGGTTCCGTCAGAAATCTCAAGAAATCGGCTGGCATTCAACAATCTATCCAGCGACATGTGGATTCAATAGATCACTTGGAATTTTGCGAGCTGGATTTGCTCAAGGACGATGGCTGGGAAGAGGCTGCGTCTGGTTGCGATTTTGTCATGCATGTAGCTTCTCCCTTCTTTTCCAAAATCCCAAAGGACGAGAACGAGCTCATCCAGCCTGCTGTCGAAGGGACAATCCGAGCTTTGAATGCCGCCTATCAGGCTGGTGTACAACGAGTAGTGCTGACCTCCTCCATGGTCGCGATGCTTGGAGACCTTCAAGGGGATGAGCACATTCATCAGGGAAGTTGGACGAATGTACACGCCAAACATATCACGGCCTACCTCAAGAGCAAGACGTTGGCAGAACAAAAGGCTTGGGAATTTGTAAAGGGCAAGGATCTGGAGTTGGTCACCATTCATCCGGGGCCTGTTTACGGGCCACCGCTCAATGGCAATCTGTCAGGCGAGTCTATGACTTTGTTCAAGCGACTACTTACCGGTGAGGCTAGGCAGATGATTAATGCCAGCATCAATATGTCCGACGTCCGAGATATCGCCAGCATTCATGTAGCGGCCTTGGAAAATAAACAGGCTGCGGATAAGCGATTTATTGTCGCTTCGGAAATCCCTCATTCCTTCTCAGAGATCACCCATCTGTTGAAGTCGAGCGGCTATAAATCCGTGAGTACACAGGTCGCTCCTAACTTCATGGTAAAGCTGCTGGCCAATTTCAATAGCGAGATGAAAGGCTTTCTGCCCTACCTCGGCAAAAAGTACAGAGGCGATATCAGCACGACAAAAAGTACCTTCAACTGGGAGCCTATCCCTTTTGATCAAATGGTCCTGGACACCGCCCAGTCCGTAAAGCAGGTACTAGATGGCCAAAAGTAA
- a CDS encoding SLATT domain-containing protein, translated as MEKKLIYKIKYTKAARFNAYRRLKSMDSLSTISISLLSAYIFITNLIPLFFPKWLDPSTVGFLTSAFSIFILILSVYEAEKNYSLLSYQFHECGKKLSKLEDRLQLLIENENLNNREKKIAEILNEYHDILGTYDINHDPVDSEKAYIYFEKENIKILRRVYINFFYEFKHRWQYYLLILLPLIFLFFL; from the coding sequence ATGGAGAAAAAATTGATTTACAAAATAAAATACACGAAGGCTGCAAGATTCAATGCATATAGGAGATTGAAAAGCATGGATAGTTTATCTACTATATCGATCTCGTTATTGTCAGCATATATATTCATAACTAACCTTATACCACTATTTTTCCCAAAGTGGTTAGATCCATCGACAGTTGGATTCTTAACATCTGCCTTTTCTATCTTTATTCTAATATTAAGTGTTTATGAAGCGGAAAAGAACTATTCGCTTCTAAGCTATCAGTTTCATGAATGCGGAAAAAAACTAAGCAAGCTTGAAGATAGACTACAATTACTCATTGAAAATGAAAACTTAAATAATAGAGAAAAAAAAATCGCCGAAATACTCAATGAATACCATGATATATTGGGGACATATGATATAAACCATGATCCTGTAGATTCTGAAAAGGCGTACATATATTTCGAGAAAGAAAACATTAAAATTTTGAGGCGGGTATATATAAATTTTTTTTATGAATTTAAGCACAGATGGCAGTACTACCTTTTAATTCTACTACCATTAATATTTTTATTCTTTCTATAG
- a CDS encoding C45 family autoproteolytic acyltransferase/hydolase, translated as MKPTEHIVNLDLPPRERWGFLVDYKTELDALLECYLSDFQGAGFEFDGIEAYKNEIISSDYIEEIEFISSISKFTPNEILIANLYYDLLKFYLGCTAFAFETNGTVLHARNLDWWTDNNLLSSQSKIFDYQRNGNTIFKTVGWVGFIGALSGTKPGKFSITLNAVSSKDSAEIAMPISFLLRDILDNATSFNEAKEILENEPIASDCLLLLSGTSTEELIVIERTPKRFATRLPENGIICVTNDYKLLENGESSESELQSTSCSRYDRASELLGHGLPVNSEGCFSILQDEKVMMGITVQQMVFNNHTGQVELIKTGALTTGNSE; from the coding sequence ATGAAGCCAACTGAACATATTGTCAATCTAGACCTCCCGCCTAGAGAGCGCTGGGGATTCCTTGTGGATTATAAAACAGAATTGGATGCCCTTTTGGAGTGCTACTTAAGCGATTTCCAAGGGGCAGGTTTTGAATTTGACGGCATAGAAGCATACAAGAATGAAATCATTTCGTCGGATTATATCGAAGAAATAGAATTCATATCTTCTATTTCAAAATTTACACCGAACGAAATTTTGATTGCAAATCTCTATTATGACCTTCTGAAATTCTATCTTGGCTGCACTGCATTTGCTTTTGAGACCAACGGTACGGTCCTTCACGCACGGAATCTAGACTGGTGGACTGACAATAATCTTTTGAGTAGCCAATCGAAAATATTCGACTATCAAAGAAACGGCAACACTATTTTCAAGACGGTTGGCTGGGTTGGATTCATTGGAGCGTTGTCTGGTACAAAGCCAGGCAAATTCTCCATTACGTTGAATGCGGTATCAAGCAAAGATTCTGCGGAAATAGCGATGCCAATATCGTTTTTGCTTAGAGATATCCTTGACAACGCAACCTCTTTTAATGAAGCAAAAGAGATTCTCGAGAATGAGCCCATAGCTAGCGATTGCTTGCTGCTGCTGTCAGGGACAAGCACAGAAGAACTGATCGTGATTGAAAGAACTCCCAAAAGGTTTGCCACAAGACTTCCTGAAAATGGGATTATCTGTGTAACCAACGATTACAAATTATTGGAAAATGGTGAAAGTAGCGAGTCTGAACTTCAATCTACTTCTTGTAGCAGGTATGATAGAGCGTCAGAATTACTCGGACACGGACTACCGGTAAACAGCGAAGGTTGTTTTAGCATCCTCCAAGACGAAAAGGTAATGATGGGAATTACCGTTCAGCAAATGGTTTTTAACAACCATACAGGACAGGTTGAGCTTATAAAGACAGGTGCTCTAACAACGGGGAATAGTGAATAG
- a CDS encoding PH domain-containing protein, translated as MELFNKIRGNASEVSAEKLNEKYGRLLTENEQIELGFKLIRDVFMFTNKRLILIDFQGITGSKVEYKSLPYKNVSRFSLETAGTFDLDAELKIWISSENTPTVSKKFNKSIDVYEVQRFLAAKVM; from the coding sequence ATGGAACTTTTCAATAAAATTCGTGGAAATGCAAGTGAAGTATCTGCCGAAAAATTAAATGAAAAATATGGCAGGTTATTAACTGAAAACGAACAAATTGAACTAGGATTTAAGTTGATTCGAGACGTGTTCATGTTTACCAACAAACGGTTAATTCTTATTGATTTTCAAGGAATTACAGGGAGTAAAGTTGAATACAAATCTCTACCTTATAAAAACGTCTCAAGATTCTCTCTTGAAACCGCTGGAACATTTGACTTAGACGCTGAATTGAAAATTTGGATATCGAGTGAAAATACTCCAACTGTCAGTAAAAAATTTAATAAGAGCATAGATGTATACGAAGTACAAAGGTTCCTCGCCGCTAAAGTGATGTGA
- a CDS encoding PH domain-containing protein, producing the protein MQNEPKIFQPNKWKFLLLAVVCAAFVAIGWVMLEEEPIMGGLCVSFFGLCLLVALIQLLPNASYLKLDEEGFEVKTLFRTHFTRWSEVKDFRAGQINGNKMIFYNFTAKHKKHQTAKKVAKFLSTKEGALPSNYTIQTKDLLELMKEYKRNAADGSYQQIL; encoded by the coding sequence ATGCAAAACGAGCCCAAGATTTTTCAACCCAATAAGTGGAAGTTCCTATTGCTAGCCGTAGTTTGTGCGGCCTTTGTCGCCATTGGGTGGGTTATGCTGGAGGAAGAACCGATCATGGGAGGTCTGTGTGTTTCATTCTTTGGGCTTTGTTTGCTGGTTGCCTTGATCCAATTGCTCCCCAATGCTTCCTATCTGAAGCTGGACGAAGAGGGATTTGAGGTCAAAACCTTATTTCGTACCCATTTCACCAGATGGTCTGAGGTGAAGGATTTTAGGGCGGGCCAGATCAATGGAAACAAGATGATATTCTACAACTTTACCGCCAAGCACAAGAAGCATCAAACCGCGAAAAAGGTCGCCAAATTTCTATCCACGAAAGAAGGAGCGCTTCCATCCAACTACACTATCCAAACAAAGGATCTGCTGGAATTGATGAAGGAGTACAAACGAAATGCAGCAGATGGTTCCTATCAGCAGATTCTGTAA
- a CDS encoding glycosyltransferase — MTLISRLVFFKDKKTPKKSSERIKTDEISIVIPVKDNQKGIDTYLQKFFETHKHEKLPKEIIIVDNNSNPSITIRDEFQKTGIEIQLIKCLKPGPAAARNKGANIAKGNWLLFNDSDCIPTKSLLTGYTNSDNLSVGYAGNIKALGNDSLSRYYESQEILIPLKTYDENGQFVPQYLITANSLIWKPAFDQINGFNENIEIAGGEDVDLGLRLSRIGTLSYAFDSIAIHNFSDGLFGFIKRFIRYGQGNRLVEELWKTDLKPRIFRPNERAILNGIFAKFQYLFLTVGYIKQERKIKKYG, encoded by the coding sequence ATGACATTAATAAGTCGATTAGTCTTCTTCAAGGACAAGAAGACGCCGAAGAAATCGTCTGAAAGGATTAAGACAGATGAGATTTCGATAGTAATTCCGGTAAAGGACAATCAAAAAGGTATTGACACATACTTACAAAAGTTCTTTGAAACGCATAAACACGAAAAATTACCGAAAGAGATAATAATCGTTGACAACAACTCGAATCCTTCAATTACTATTAGGGACGAATTTCAAAAAACAGGAATTGAAATTCAACTAATTAAATGCTTGAAACCAGGCCCCGCAGCAGCGAGAAATAAGGGAGCAAATATTGCGAAAGGGAATTGGCTTCTTTTCAATGATAGTGACTGCATTCCGACAAAGTCCCTTCTGACAGGTTACACAAATTCAGACAATCTTTCGGTTGGGTATGCGGGAAATATAAAAGCACTCGGCAATGACAGTTTATCTCGATATTATGAAAGCCAAGAAATACTTATTCCGTTAAAGACTTATGACGAAAACGGACAGTTTGTTCCTCAATATCTAATCACAGCCAATTCCCTAATATGGAAACCTGCTTTTGACCAGATAAATGGTTTCAATGAAAATATTGAAATTGCAGGTGGTGAAGACGTTGATTTGGGCTTAAGACTTTCAAGAATAGGAACATTGTCATATGCTTTCGACAGCATTGCTATTCACAACTTTTCAGACGGACTTTTCGGATTTATAAAAAGATTTATCCGTTATGGACAAGGAAACAGATTAGTTGAAGAACTTTGGAAGACCGACCTAAAACCTCGAATATTTAGACCGAATGAAAGGGCTATTTTAAATGGAATTTTCGCTAAATTTCAATATCTATTTTTGACTGTAGGATACATAAAACAAGAAAGAAAAATAAAAAAATACGGTTGA
- a CDS encoding NTF2 fold immunity protein, producing MKLFFTISILLLVASSGFAQNTDDRFHLDSISVAKLVDIAIENIETHNVINDDHRLINTKEKAIELAEFYLFDIYGKKEILNQKPYDIFLIKNHWLIKGTLKKGYKGGTFLIIFDSTNGKILQITHGK from the coding sequence ATGAAATTATTTTTTACTATTTCTATACTCTTGTTGGTAGCAAGTTCTGGATTTGCTCAAAATACTGATGACAGATTTCACCTTGACTCAATATCAGTAGCGAAGTTGGTAGACATCGCTATTGAAAATATTGAAACCCATAACGTAATCAATGATGATCACCGACTTATTAATACCAAAGAAAAGGCAATTGAATTAGCCGAATTTTATCTCTTTGATATTTATGGGAAAAAAGAAATTCTCAACCAGAAACCTTACGATATCTTCTTGATTAAAAACCATTGGTTGATTAAAGGAACTCTGAAAAAAGGATATAAAGGGGGAACTTTCCTAATCATTTTTGATTCAACAAATGGAAAAATCCTACAAATTACACATGGAAAATAA
- a CDS encoding DUF4177 domain-containing protein — MKQYEYKLVNINSNWFGKPRRQQEIHEHFNQWGAQGWELVSLTPIIEGNVFTNASDTKDLVAVFKREIVS; from the coding sequence ATGAAACAGTACGAATACAAGCTCGTCAACATCAACTCCAACTGGTTTGGGAAACCCCGCAGGCAGCAGGAAATCCATGAACATTTCAATCAATGGGGCGCACAAGGGTGGGAGTTGGTCAGTCTTACTCCGATCATTGAGGGAAATGTTTTCACAAATGCCAGCGACACCAAAGATTTGGTCGCCGTGTTCAAACGAGAAATTGTGTCCTGA
- a CDS encoding alpha/beta hydrolase, with the protein MCITHSPRVWGVQLVAAVFDPKICDVWGVKNVSKIENMAIQSDVPVLLISGEYDELTPVKWAESRTDNLTNSYHLIFKGWKHGPTTNWSNPCAMQAANDFFNNPTETPKPACFEQIGRPVFKTA; encoded by the coding sequence ATGTGTATAACACATTCTCCGAGGGTCTGGGGCGTCCAGTTGGTGGCAGCTGTTTTTGACCCAAAAATTTGTGATGTTTGGGGCGTCAAAAACGTATCTAAAATTGAGAATATGGCGATTCAAAGCGATGTGCCTGTTCTTTTGATTAGTGGTGAATATGATGAGTTAACCCCTGTAAAATGGGCTGAATCAAGGACTGATAATCTAACAAATTCCTACCATCTGATTTTTAAAGGCTGGAAACACGGCCCAACTACTAATTGGAGCAACCCTTGCGCGATGCAAGCTGCAAATGATTTCTTTAATAATCCGACTGAGACACCCAAACCAGCGTGTTTTGAGCAAATTGGCAGACCTGTGTTTAAAACGGCGTAA
- a CDS encoding HEAT repeat domain-containing protein, giving the protein MKNLESLNRALLEAGLETQAFLNEEMSPIATLVNTKTSSRPYKEILIEYLTILKGNELEMVIRALSEKGIQDVSPILIGVLNNPEDYPNLDLWAVGNAISIIDDSSTYDQVLTVCQDPKYGASRQMMMTTLRRMKTEESFQTLINSLQDDSIRGHAIEELGKWGDPRALESIQNVEVKKGLFEAKAKKIAIEKLKTAANNGYNA; this is encoded by the coding sequence ATGAAGAATCTAGAATCATTAAATAGAGCATTATTAGAAGCTGGATTGGAGACTCAAGCCTTTCTGAATGAAGAGATGAGTCCTATTGCAACTCTAGTGAATACAAAAACTTCTTCAAGGCCATACAAGGAAATACTAATTGAATACTTAACCATTCTCAAAGGGAATGAATTGGAGATGGTCATTCGAGCATTGTCCGAGAAAGGGATCCAAGACGTTTCACCGATATTGATAGGAGTTTTGAATAATCCGGAAGACTATCCCAATTTGGACTTATGGGCAGTAGGAAATGCCATAAGTATAATTGACGATAGTTCGACTTATGATCAGGTATTAACAGTCTGCCAGGACCCAAAATACGGGGCTTCGAGACAAATGATGATGACCACTTTAAGAAGAATGAAAACTGAAGAATCATTCCAAACGTTGATCAATTCTCTTCAGGATGATTCAATCCGTGGACACGCAATCGAAGAGCTAGGAAAATGGGGAGACCCCAGAGCATTGGAATCGATTCAAAACGTTGAAGTGAAAAAAGGTCTCTTTGAGGCAAAAGCGAAGAAAATTGCAATTGAAAAATTAAAGACAGCAGCCAACAATGGCTATAATGCATAA
- a CDS encoding COR domain-containing protein yields MSIKKDRVRRLIAEAKVKQAFEYLLENLETSNFQKELIILSARYNEIREKAILGIVREEEIHLEQNRIMYSILTIIDQIEDFKAAEIQDREIPLFEAKLIFIGSGNVGKTSLINTIVEGKFNPDELKTEGIAISDWRISGKTDIDVHIWDFGGQEIMHATHKFFMTENSVYVVVVTPREEDRYGETELSYWLKLVQSFAPDSPIIVAINKCDVHTHSLDKRSYLINFPNILSFVETSCVNGKGIIELTENVKLAIEKLPHLGKPIPQSYFTIKNRLSKIKEDFISYNKYIEICQEVEPGFKEESMSALVSLLHNLGIVLNFREEIELEQTQVLNPEWVTQGVYKIINSPILARQRGIISIDRLSEILKRDRFPRSQHLFLVGLMEKFELCYFLQDRRRKIFIPNAFSAERPENLEWDFNGTLQFQYHYDILPSSIISRLIVKLHKFIIGDKYWRDGMIIHRDDNLAFIVADRTNLTLSVSIRGRFNKKELLGNLRFHLDDIHSSFKALKINQKIPYEGILIDYEELIICQEEEVEELFIAKLRKKIKVKELLEGVDLNKLSKVKNIKDDTIDSLIKKTILFFASNPTDTGKLRLGAEVRDIGEGLLRSKLRDKFDLLQRFATRPKDLRRSLLSDLPNIVHFSGHGERDNTYFKNLISNQPELEGGLVLEDDSGISQIVNAKALGQLFSLFSENIECVVLNACYSEAQAKEIAKHIDYVVGMNYTISDKAAISFSTAFYDAIGAGSNIEFAFDYAKNAIMLDGLGENEIPRLIKR; encoded by the coding sequence ATGTCAATAAAAAAAGATAGAGTTAGAAGATTAATTGCAGAGGCAAAAGTCAAGCAGGCATTTGAATACCTGCTTGAAAATTTAGAGACTTCTAACTTTCAAAAAGAGCTTATTATTCTTAGTGCTAGATACAACGAAATAAGAGAAAAGGCGATTTTGGGAATCGTTAGAGAGGAAGAAATACATTTAGAACAAAATAGGATAATGTACTCAATCTTGACTATTATAGACCAAATTGAAGATTTTAAAGCAGCTGAAATTCAAGATAGAGAAATACCTTTATTTGAAGCCAAATTAATATTTATTGGTTCAGGTAATGTAGGTAAGACATCATTAATAAATACTATTGTTGAAGGAAAGTTCAATCCTGATGAACTTAAAACTGAAGGTATTGCAATTAGTGATTGGAGAATAAGTGGTAAAACTGATATTGATGTTCATATTTGGGATTTTGGAGGTCAAGAAATTATGCACGCTACTCATAAATTTTTCATGACTGAAAATTCTGTATATGTTGTAGTTGTAACTCCAAGAGAAGAGGATAGATATGGAGAAACAGAACTGAGTTATTGGTTAAAATTAGTCCAAAGCTTTGCTCCAGACTCTCCAATAATAGTAGCAATCAATAAGTGTGACGTTCACACACACAGTTTAGATAAGCGCTCCTATCTAATAAATTTTCCCAATATCCTATCATTTGTCGAAACCTCTTGTGTAAATGGCAAGGGCATTATTGAGTTAACTGAAAACGTAAAATTAGCAATTGAAAAATTACCTCACTTAGGAAAACCAATACCACAAAGTTATTTTACAATAAAAAATAGATTATCAAAAATAAAGGAAGATTTTATCAGCTATAATAAATATATAGAAATATGCCAAGAAGTTGAACCAGGTTTTAAAGAAGAGAGTATGAGTGCTTTAGTCTCCCTGCTACATAATCTAGGGATAGTTCTCAATTTTAGGGAAGAAATTGAATTGGAACAAACTCAAGTTTTGAATCCTGAATGGGTGACTCAAGGGGTTTACAAAATTATAAATTCACCAATTTTAGCACGACAAAGGGGTATAATTTCAATTGACAGATTATCAGAGATATTAAAAAGAGATAGATTTCCTAGAAGTCAACATTTGTTTTTGGTAGGATTAATGGAAAAGTTCGAATTATGTTACTTTTTGCAAGATAGGCGAAGAAAAATATTTATTCCAAACGCCTTTAGTGCTGAAAGGCCTGAGAATCTTGAATGGGATTTTAATGGGACATTACAATTTCAATATCACTACGATATTCTGCCCAGTAGTATTATTTCAAGGCTAATTGTAAAACTTCATAAATTCATAATTGGTGATAAGTATTGGCGTGATGGAATGATAATACATAGGGATGATAATTTAGCTTTTATTGTTGCAGACAGAACTAATTTGACACTAAGTGTTTCTATCAGAGGAAGATTCAATAAAAAAGAGTTGTTAGGAAACCTCCGGTTTCACTTAGATGATATTCATAGCTCATTTAAAGCACTGAAAATAAATCAGAAAATTCCATACGAAGGAATATTAATAGACTATGAAGAACTCATTATATGTCAAGAGGAGGAAGTTGAGGAGCTTTTTATTGCTAAATTGAGAAAAAAAATTAAAGTAAAAGAACTTTTAGAAGGTGTTGACTTAAATAAGCTATCCAAAGTAAAAAATATAAAAGATGACACAATTGATTCTTTAATCAAAAAAACCATTTTATTTTTTGCATCGAATCCTACCGATACTGGAAAGCTAAGATTAGGGGCAGAAGTCAGAGATATAGGAGAAGGACTGTTACGCTCAAAACTTAGAGATAAATTTGACTTGCTTCAACGCTTTGCCACTCGTCCTAAAGATTTAAGACGTTCTCTTTTAAGTGATTTACCTAATATTGTACATTTTTCGGGGCATGGAGAAAGGGATAATACCTACTTTAAAAACCTTATCTCTAATCAACCAGAATTAGAAGGCGGGTTAGTTTTAGAAGACGATTCTGGAATTAGTCAGATTGTAAATGCAAAAGCATTGGGTCAGTTATTTAGTCTTTTCTCTGAAAATATTGAATGTGTTGTATTAAATGCTTGTTACTCTGAGGCACAAGCGAAAGAAATTGCTAAGCATATTGATTATGTAGTAGGTATGAATTACACTATTAGTGATAAAGCTGCAATTTCGTTCTCTACGGCATTTTATGATGCGATTGGAGCAGGTTCAAATATTGAATTTGCATTCGATTATGCAAAAAATGCAATAATGTTAGATGGACTTGGGGAGAATGAAATACCACGACTGATAAAAAGATAA
- a CDS encoding helix-turn-helix domain-containing protein: protein MTDIFRCNCPITSALDIVGDKWSLVIIKQMLFEEKTTFKDFVGSDEHIATNILSSRLKMLEEFGLIGKKKLPHNKKTNYYYLTDKGLSLTPILIELSLWSRDYLQEIHPNLNLHEQLSTVEKNKQEASGMIIQRYKAQLKQSESTA, encoded by the coding sequence ATGACAGACATTTTTCGGTGTAATTGCCCGATCACCTCAGCCCTAGATATCGTCGGAGACAAATGGTCTCTAGTGATCATCAAGCAGATGCTATTTGAAGAAAAAACCACCTTCAAAGACTTTGTGGGGAGTGATGAGCACATTGCCACCAACATCCTTTCCTCCAGACTCAAGATGTTGGAGGAATTTGGGTTGATCGGCAAGAAAAAGCTGCCCCACAATAAAAAAACCAACTATTACTATCTGACCGACAAGGGTCTCTCCTTGACGCCGATTCTGATTGAGCTTTCGTTGTGGAGCAGAGACTATCTGCAGGAAATACATCCGAATCTAAACCTACACGAACAGCTTTCGACTGTCGAAAAAAACAAGCAGGAAGCCTCCGGTATGATCATTCAGCGATACAAGGCTCAGCTCAAGCAAAGCGAATCAACAGCTTGA
- a CDS encoding Fic family protein — protein MQFIYQRPDWPNFQFNSERIMPLVGRVRNLQGKLSGKMESLGFVLQNEAQLEVLSLDVTQSSEIEGEHLDSAQVRSSIARKLGMDMAGMVPSDRGVDGIVDMMLDATQNPDRSLTNERLFGWHSAMFPSGRSGMYAIVVGNWRNDSTGPMQVVSGPVGRETIQFQAPTASLIESDIQKFLQWFNSDQPIDPTIKAGIAHLWFVTIHPFEDGNGRITRAITDMVLSHSETSLQRFYSMSSQIRVERKAYYEILERVQKGDLDITAWLEWFLACLERALIGAAEIVMRVLQKHQFWLDHKTTPFNDRQSLMLNKLLEDFFGKLTTSKWAKMTKCSTDTALRDIQDLVKKQVLEKEPGGGRSTSYRLRLPDHS, from the coding sequence ATGCAATTCATCTATCAACGTCCCGATTGGCCCAACTTTCAATTTAATTCCGAACGGATCATGCCGCTTGTGGGCAGAGTCAGAAACCTTCAGGGGAAACTTTCTGGGAAGATGGAGTCATTGGGCTTTGTCCTCCAGAATGAAGCTCAACTTGAAGTCCTGTCCCTCGATGTAACCCAATCCAGCGAAATTGAAGGCGAGCATCTGGATTCCGCTCAAGTACGCTCTTCGATTGCTCGAAAGCTGGGCATGGATATGGCGGGCATGGTGCCGAGCGATAGAGGGGTTGATGGCATCGTAGATATGATGCTTGACGCAACCCAGAATCCAGACAGATCCCTCACAAACGAAAGATTGTTTGGATGGCACAGTGCCATGTTTCCCTCGGGTAGAAGCGGCATGTATGCCATCGTCGTAGGAAATTGGCGGAATGATTCCACAGGGCCCATGCAAGTGGTATCAGGTCCAGTAGGCAGAGAAACGATCCAATTTCAAGCACCAACCGCGAGCCTGATTGAATCGGACATTCAGAAATTCCTACAGTGGTTCAATTCAGATCAGCCCATTGATCCTACCATCAAGGCCGGAATCGCCCATTTGTGGTTTGTGACCATTCATCCATTCGAAGATGGCAATGGGCGCATCACCCGAGCGATTACGGATATGGTCCTATCCCACTCAGAAACTTCCTTGCAGCGATTTTACAGTATGTCGTCCCAGATTAGGGTTGAGAGAAAGGCCTATTACGAAATCCTAGAGCGGGTCCAAAAGGGGGATTTGGACATCACGGCATGGCTTGAATGGTTTCTGGCGTGTCTGGAAAGGGCTTTGATCGGAGCGGCGGAGATTGTCATGCGCGTACTCCAAAAGCATCAATTTTGGCTTGACCACAAAACTACGCCTTTCAATGATCGTCAATCGCTGATGCTGAACAAGCTCTTGGAGGATTTTTTCGGAAAACTAACCACTTCGAAATGGGCCAAAATGACCAAATGCTCGACTGACACCGCACTACGAGACATACAGGACTTGGTGAAGAAACAAGTACTCGAAAAAGAACCCGGCGGAGGGAGAAGCACGAGTTATCGACTACGGCTCCCAGACCATAGCTGA